One genomic region from bacterium encodes:
- a CDS encoding aspartate 1-decarboxylase has product MLRSLLKTKINGATVTQTQLHYEGSITIDEEIMEQANLLPFEEVWVLNVNNGTRFVTYCIKGKRNSGAICLNGPCSRLAQVGDKIMIVCFSSFSQEEAKNHKPQLVYLDEKNKITNH; this is encoded by the coding sequence ATGTTGAGGTCTCTATTAAAAACAAAAATAAACGGCGCTACCGTTACCCAAACACAACTTCATTATGAAGGAAGTATCACAATTGATGAAGAAATAATGGAGCAAGCCAATTTACTTCCCTTCGAAGAGGTTTGGGTATTGAATGTAAACAATGGCACGCGTTTTGTCACTTACTGCATAAAAGGAAAAAGAAATAGTGGGGCTATATGTCTAAACGGCCCTTGCTCAAGATTAGCTCAAGTAGGAGATAAAATTATGATTGTCTGTTTTTCTTCCTTTTCGCAGGAAGAGGCAAAAAATCATAAGCCACAATTGGTCTATCTTGATGAAAAGAATAAAATCACTAATCACTAA
- a CDS encoding TIGR00282 family metallophosphoesterase, which translates to MKILVIGDIIGRAGRTLVENYLACHKKEFNLCIANGENASGGVGLTPQTAQDLFELGIDVITSGNHIWDKKEIIPYLDNDKNTLRPANYPPGVPGRGACVAKTDNGISVGVINLSGRVFMPIVDCPFRKALEEIALIKKHTSIIIVDFHAEATSEKVAMGRFLDGKVSAVIGTHTHVQTADACVLPDMTAYITDVGMTGAIDSIIGVEADIVLKRFLTGIPYRMKPSSGTGLLNAVIIQVNEDGKAETIQSIREEC; encoded by the coding sequence ATAAAAATTCTGGTGATAGGAGATATAATTGGCAGAGCAGGAAGAACCTTAGTCGAAAATTATCTTGCCTGCCATAAGAAAGAGTTTAATCTTTGCATAGCAAACGGAGAAAATGCTTCCGGAGGAGTAGGTTTAACGCCCCAAACAGCCCAGGATCTTTTCGAATTAGGAATTGATGTTATTACCTCAGGCAATCATATTTGGGATAAAAAAGAGATAATTCCTTATCTTGATAATGATAAAAATACACTAAGACCCGCAAATTATCCGCCCGGTGTTCCAGGTCGCGGCGCTTGTGTTGCAAAAACAGATAACGGAATATCCGTAGGTGTAATAAATTTATCCGGTAGAGTTTTTATGCCTATTGTAGATTGTCCCTTTAGGAAAGCCTTAGAAGAAATTGCTTTAATAAAAAAACATACCTCTATAATAATTGTGGATTTTCATGCAGAAGCAACATCCGAAAAAGTAGCTATGGGCAGGTTTTTGGACGGCAAAGTCTCCGCAGTTATAGGAACCCATACTCATGTTCAGACCGCAGACGCTTGCGTTTTACCTGATATGACCGCATATATTACCGATGTGGGGATGACCGGGGCAATTGATTCTATAATAGGAGTTGAAGCGGATATTGTTTTAAAAAGATTTCTTACGGGAATTCCCTACAGAATGAAACCTTCTTCAGGAACAGGTTTGCTAAATGCGGTAATTATTCAAGTTAATGAAGACGGAAAAGCAGAGACAATTCAAAGTATAAGAGAAGAATGCTAA
- the rny gene encoding ribonuclease Y produces MIRLPIKFLVISAFAGVTLFFVGYFFRKFASERKIKRAEEQVKKLIADAESQVETKRKELQLESKEELYQLRSKSDAEIQKRRQELFAREEKILHREENLDRKLELWEQKEREFEARIDRIKDKERVLLEKDNDLQQIIQEEKTNLERISLLSEEEAKKLLLERIEQELKEQKAILTKRMEDEIKETSEKKAQEIISFSIQRIAMDQVVESTASVVALPSDEMKGRIIGREGRNIRALENATGVNVIVDDTPEAVTLSGFDPVRREIARMSLEKLISDGRIHPARIEEVVTKVKEKMEASIREEGEKACFELGIHDLKPEEKILLGRLKYRTSYGQNVLQHSVEMAFLMGIMAGELKLDIKLAKRIGLLHDLGKAVDHEVEGSHAQIGAQLAEKFNESAVLIDAVKSHHDAETSASNVYAALLQAADTISAARPGARRESLENYIKRLEKLESLANSFDGVKKSYAIQAGREVRVMVEPEAINDDQTAVLAHDLSQKIQKEMEYAGQIKITVIREKRAIDYAK; encoded by the coding sequence GTGATTAGATTGCCAATTAAATTTTTGGTTATTTCTGCGTTCGCAGGAGTAACCTTATTTTTTGTCGGGTATTTCTTCCGAAAATTCGCAAGCGAAAGAAAAATAAAAAGAGCCGAAGAACAGGTCAAAAAGCTAATTGCTGATGCGGAAAGCCAGGTAGAGACAAAACGCAAAGAACTGCAACTTGAATCTAAAGAGGAATTATATCAATTAAGGTCTAAATCCGATGCGGAAATCCAAAAAAGGAGACAAGAACTTTTCGCAAGAGAAGAAAAGATTTTACATCGGGAAGAGAATTTAGACAGAAAATTAGAGTTGTGGGAGCAAAAAGAAAGGGAGTTTGAAGCAAGGATAGATAGAATTAAAGATAAGGAAAGAGTCCTGCTTGAAAAAGATAATGATTTGCAACAAATTATACAGGAAGAGAAAACTAATTTAGAAAGGATTTCTCTTCTTTCTGAAGAGGAAGCTAAGAAATTGCTTCTTGAAAGGATAGAACAAGAGCTCAAAGAGCAAAAGGCAATTTTAACCAAGAGGATGGAAGATGAAATAAAAGAAACTTCCGAGAAAAAAGCTCAGGAGATTATATCTTTTTCCATTCAGAGAATTGCGATGGATCAGGTTGTAGAAAGCACTGCTTCGGTAGTTGCTTTGCCATCCGACGAGATGAAAGGAAGAATTATCGGTAGAGAAGGCAGAAATATAAGGGCTTTAGAAAACGCAACAGGGGTAAATGTTATTGTTGACGATACGCCTGAAGCTGTAACTTTGTCGGGATTTGACCCGGTTAGAAGGGAAATTGCCCGAATGTCTCTTGAAAAATTGATTTCAGACGGGAGAATACATCCTGCCAGAATTGAAGAGGTCGTAACCAAAGTTAAAGAAAAAATGGAAGCATCTATCAGAGAAGAAGGAGAAAAAGCTTGTTTTGAATTGGGCATACACGATTTAAAACCTGAAGAAAAGATTCTTTTGGGTAGACTGAAGTATAGAACAAGCTATGGACAGAATGTATTGCAACATTCTGTGGAAATGGCCTTTCTGATGGGAATAATGGCAGGAGAATTAAAGTTAGATATAAAATTAGCCAAAAGAATCGGGCTTTTGCACGATTTGGGTAAAGCGGTTGACCATGAAGTAGAAGGTTCGCATGCCCAAATTGGCGCTCAGTTAGCGGAAAAATTCAACGAATCGGCTGTTTTAATCGATGCCGTTAAAAGTCATCATGACGCTGAAACATCTGCTTCAAATGTTTACGCTGCACTTTTACAGGCGGCTGATACAATTTCTGCTGCAAGACCCGGAGCAAGAAGAGAAAGTCTGGAAAATTATATTAAGAGATTAGAAAAACTGGAAAGCCTTGCCAACTCTTTTGACGGTGTTAAAAAATCTTATGCCATTCAGGCTGGAAGAGAAGTCAGGGTAATGGTTGAACCAGAAGCGATTAACGATGACCAGACTGCTGTTTTGGCTCATGATTTGTCCCAGAAAATTCAAAAAGAAATGGAGTATGCGGGGCAGATTAAAATTACTGTTATTAGGGAAAAAAGAGCGATAGATTACGCGAAATAA
- a CDS encoding undecaprenyl/decaprenyl-phosphate alpha-N-acetylglucosaminyl 1-phosphate transferase produces MWIIIYFGLFAISFLFSLILTPLFRSIALKFNILDIPSERKVHTLPKPLLGGLALFFSLMLTIVVGIVILRFFWNSPGLKLLMPQSIIGIIPPLQRVVFKILPIVLGGTLVMIIGLIDDIKGMNAYVKLFSTSVVGILMVSLGVRITLFMPNTFFGGLLTVLWFVLLMNAFNLMDNMDGLACGVALVATLIFVGITSLQYQLFTSSILVIFAGVLAGFLIFNWYPSSMFMGDAGSMWLGFMLATLTIMSTFYSKGNPTLLPVVMPLLILGVPIFDTVSVILIRLSRKKPLFVGDKNHFSHRLVRLGMTQPQAVAFIYLVTFCIGINATLLFTVGRLGATVILLQAVVIFVIIALLEHIGRKSIGSDSS; encoded by the coding sequence ATGTGGATAATTATCTATTTTGGTCTTTTCGCTATTTCTTTTCTTTTCTCACTGATATTAACACCTTTATTTCGTAGTATTGCCTTAAAATTCAATATTTTGGACATTCCTTCTGAAAGAAAAGTTCACACATTGCCGAAACCGCTTCTCGGCGGATTGGCACTTTTTTTCTCTCTCATGCTGACAATTGTGGTCGGCATAGTTATCTTGAGATTTTTTTGGAATTCTCCCGGTCTTAAGTTGCTTATGCCGCAATCCATTATAGGGATAATACCCCCCCTGCAAAGAGTGGTTTTTAAAATATTGCCAATTGTTTTAGGCGGGACATTAGTTATGATTATTGGCTTGATAGACGATATAAAGGGCATGAATGCTTATGTCAAGCTTTTTTCTACGTCTGTTGTCGGTATTCTTATGGTTTCTTTAGGAGTAAGAATTACTCTTTTTATGCCAAATACTTTTTTCGGGGGGTTGCTTACCGTCTTATGGTTTGTTCTTCTTATGAATGCTTTTAATCTTATGGATAATATGGATGGATTAGCTTGCGGAGTAGCTCTGGTTGCTACATTAATTTTTGTTGGGATTACTTCTTTACAATATCAGCTTTTTACTTCTTCTATTTTGGTAATTTTTGCAGGCGTTTTAGCGGGATTTCTCATTTTTAATTGGTATCCTTCCTCTATGTTTATGGGTGATGCAGGAAGTATGTGGCTCGGATTTATGTTAGCGACTTTAACTATTATGTCCACCTTTTATTCTAAAGGGAATCCCACGCTTTTGCCTGTAGTTATGCCTCTTCTTATTCTTGGAGTACCTATATTTGATACGGTTTCGGTTATTTTGATTAGATTATCTCGGAAAAAACCTCTTTTTGTTGGCGATAAAAATCATTTTTCCCATAGATTGGTTCGGCTTGGTATGACTCAACCGCAGGCGGTTGCTTTTATTTATCTGGTTACTTTTTGTATAGGAATAAATGCCACGCTTCTTTTTACGGTGGGAAGATTAGGCGCAACTGTAATTTTACTGCAGGCCGTTGTCATCTTTGTCATAATTGCTTTGCTTGAACATATCGGCAGAAAATCTATTGGGTCTGATTCGTCTTGA